From the Marinilabiliales bacterium genome, the window TATACCATACAGCTAACATTGAGATGGTGCAGGCCTACTGGGATATCGGCCGTGAAATAGTTGAAGAAGAGCAGAAGGGCCAAAGGCGGGCGGAGTACGGCAGCTTCCTGCTGAAAGGTCTATCCGAGAGGCTGACCAAGGAGTATGGGCGGGGTTTTGACGAGAGCAACCTGAGGAACATCAGGAAGTTTTACGCTGTTTTTCAAAAACGTGACGCGCTGCGTCACGAATTATCCTGGACGCACTACCGGCATCTAATGCGGGTAGAGAAAGACAGCGCTAGGGAATTTTACATGGATGAAGCCATACAGGGCAATTGGAGTACTCGCCAGTTAGAAAGGCAGATCAACAGCCTGTACTACGATAGGGTGCTGTTGAGCAGGAACAAAAGGGGCATGCTTCAGGATGGCAGGTCGCAGGGGGACAGTATGCACCCTGAGCAGCTTATAAAAGACCCCTATGTGCTGGAGTTCCTGAACGTGAAGGAGAAGGAAAAGCTGGCCGAGCAGCAGCTTGAAACGGCGTTGATTAATAAGTTGCAGCATTTTCTGTTGGAGCTCGGCAACGGCTTTACCTTTGTGGGCCGCCAGTACCGTATCACAGCAGAGACAGACCATTTTTACATTGACCTGGTATTCTACAACTACATAATCAAATGCTTTCTGCTCATTGACTTGAAAACCGAGAAGCTCACGCACCAGGATATCGGTCAGATGGATTTTTATGTACGCTTTTTCGAAGAAAATGTAAAACAGTCCGGGGATAATCCAACAATAGGGCTTATTCTTTGTACCGAAAAGAATAAAACAGTTGTTAAGTACAGTTTGCTCAATGAAAGCAAGCATATCTTTGCATCAAAGTATCAGATGTACTTGCCAACAGAGGAACAGCTAAAACAAGAGATCCAACGAGAGAAAGAACAGATCGAACAGGAAAGAAGACTCTCTGAAGAATAAAATCCCACGCTTCCCTGAACCCAGCCCTTCTGCAGTAGTTTTTATCATGCCTTTTGCAGTTGCCGGCGGTCGGCACATACTCAGAATGCCCATCCGACATTGATGAATGCCAGTATCCTGTTTGTTGTGGGGCTGTAAGAGAAGGTAGTCCTCAAGGGCCCTGCTCCTGTGAGGAAGCCAATGTCAAGTGCCGCACCAAGTATGAAATTGTCGCGTGTGACATTGTAGGGCTCAAAGATAACGTAGTCAAAAAGGGCGGCGTTGATAACAGGTGTGATGAAAAACCGGTCCCATACATTGTACTGCCAGCCCATTGCACCTGTAAGTATTGACTGTGTCATCAGTTCATATTCGGTCAACCCTGCAAAGACAACCTGGTCTCTCAGGTATGGATCGATGCCTCCTACTTTGAACATATTGATAAACCCCTGGTGATAATCAAAATTATATCCTCCCTGGAAATGTGTAAATGATGTAAGCCGGCCACTTACCGGTATGTAAGATTCCCAGTTAAACCCTGCCTGCAGGAAATTGTTTATCTCTATACCGATGTCTGACAGGGTCAGGCGGTTTCCGGCAATATCGGTAATCCTGAGAGAGGGATCCTGGTTGAAAAACCAGGTGGCAGAAAGTGAACCTCTTTGACCCCTCTGGGGAAAAGCATGCCTGTTCACTGAATGCATCTTCCATCTCAGGAAACTTTTAAGGCCGCTGTTGCTGCCACTGATCCGGATATCTGACCGCGTAACCGGAGAGAGGCCCTGGTAGTATGATGCAGCGCCGCCACTCAGGTAGCTTCTCCTGCCGGTTCTCCTGTTGATGGAAGTTTCGAAATGGGTGTAACCCTGACTGTACCTGGAAACAGGTTCAAAATCCTCATATACATCGAACGTGAAATAGTCGCCTGAGAAATTTGCATTTATCCAGGTCCGCTGCCTCTCACCGGTAAAGAGATCAAGCCCTGCATAAATAGCGGGTTTCTCGCCAATACGTGCCCTGACTTCCGCCGAAAGGTTGTACAATAAAAACTTATTTAACGAGATGCCTGCGATGATACCGACACCAAGAAAGGAGTTGTAGTGCAGCGCCGCACTGATCTTATTGAAAGGATCCTCAAAAAAATTGAAGCCGAGTATGGCAGCAGGTTCATCCGGGTCAGGCCTTGCCAGATCATAGTCGATCCTGCTGAAATACCCGGTGGCAAATAGCCTGTTGGTTATCCTGGATAAGTCGCGTGGTCTCAGGGTATCTCCCTTACTGATACCGGCCATGTCGCTTATAAAACTCACCCTGACCCTGTCCAGCCCTTTGAAGGCAACCGAATCGACCACAATGAAATCGGTGCGGTGTGCTTTTGCCTGCGCAGTCAGGACCCTGTCGCCCCGGTCTTCCTGCTTATCATGAGCGGTGCGGTAAGCAGGCTTTTCACCTGACCCTGCCGCTTGCTGTGCCAGTGCCAGCTCCTCAAACAGCGAGTAGTATTGCCTCGCTGCCTTTTTACCCCTTTCAATCATCTCCGGTGCATTATCAAAGCTTGCGGCGGAAAAACCCTCCAGGTCAGGCTCCAGGTAGATATCTGTCATCTCCCGGTTAATATTTAAACGTTGTGCATCCTGGAAAAAACCCATCTGGTAAAGAATATCAACCGGTGTAATCAGTTCGGCAGCAGGCCTCAGGCCCTGTGAAACATTCATGCCGATCACAAATTCGGCGCCCATATCCTTTACCACATCAACCGGGAAATTGTTTACAACACCACCATCAACAAGCTTCCTCCCGTCCCGTTCAACTGTTGTTAAGACCGCGGGAATAGCAAGGCTTGCCCTGATGGCGCTCACTATGTTGCCGCTGTTCATGACAACGGCATCGCCGGTCTCGATATCGGTGGCAACACAGGCAAAAGGTATTGAGAGGTTCGAAAAATCATCTATGTGCCTTACATGGAAGAAAAGCTCCTGTAAAATGTTCCACATCTGCTGTCCCTCAATTATACCTGTTTTTATCCGGAAACGGCCTTCCTCGAATGGTAGTTCTATGATGTTTCGTTCGAAGTTTTCACGATGGCGGATGTGTACATTTTCCAGTTCTGCAAACCGCCCGAAGACTGAGTTCCAGTCCATCGACAGGGCAAACTCCTCTATCTCGGCAGCAGTGTAACCGGAAGCGTACATGGCCCCGGCTATGCTTCCCATGCTGGTACCGGAAATATAGTCTATCCTAAGTCCGGCACTGTCAATTATGTGAAGCAACCCCACATGCGCCAGTCCCCGTGCCCCGCCACCACTGAGAGTTAATCCCACAGCACCCGGTTCATCGGCTGCCGGTGGCGGCCCGGGCAGGCTGAATCCTTGCCGGGCCGGCATTACCAGCATCAGGAGATAGATAACAGTAATGGCTGAATACCTGGCAGCCAGCCCTGTTAAGCGATTGGATAAGTTTGCCCAATTCATGTGATTTTCAACAATGTCGGGGGTATTTGCCAGTATAGCCGGAGATTAATACCCGATTTTTTAAAGATAACTAAAAATCCGGCATTAAATTGCACCAGTACCTTGGTGTTTGCTTATAACTCAGGCAATACCTCTAAGCGAAAGCATAACGCTGAAAACTGCCAGGAATGTAAGTCCGAACATCACACCCATTGCTAAGGCAGGGGACTGGTTTTTCACGTCCCGTGTGCTGTAAAGGTAGACCGGCAGGAAAATCACAAAAGGCAGGGGAATGCCAAACAAGAGCAAAACTCCCGCACCAGGCCAGTGCATTATCTTGAAGAGTGCAGCCGTAAGGCTGATTGCAAAAGCAATGAAGGTCACTATATGCAGCCATTTATACTTCTTTTGCTCCTGTGCATTATAGCTGGAGAGCAGCGCCGCAGGCAGGAAAACAAAACCAAAAAGTAGGATGGAAACTACCAGCAGGATATTCGATGCCGGCCAGTGGTTCATTTTGAATATTGCGCCCAGCAGCAGCATGTTTGTGCTGACTGTTCCGGATATATAAACAAATTGCTTCATGATTGCCGGGTTTTGTGAGTTAATAATTTACTGAAGGTGAGCCTGGTGTCGATATGTCAGATTGCCCGGTGATCAATTCGGTATTTACCGGCACCGGTTCGTTTGAGTTTTCCCTTTCGGGGAACAGTACGGCTGTCTCTGCAGTTGAAACATTGACAGCAAGCAGGAAAGTTAATATCACCAGATAGACCGCGACCAGATGGACAAAGATCACTGACCCGGTTACCCTGCCGGCTTCCTTGAGCTTCGCGCCGGTATAGGCAGGAAGGAATACACTGATAAGCATAATGGATCCAACTATCATAAGGACATTAGCACCCGGCCAGTGAAACATCTTGAACATGGTTGAAAGTTCAAAGATCATGATTCCCCCGATCCCCGACCATGCCATAAGCCTCTGCTTTCCGTTTCCGGCCTCTTTCAGCTTTGCATAAAGAAGCAGCGGAAGGAACAGCAGGATCACCACGATCCATCCTGAACCTATTACGACACCGGCTCCTGGCCAGTGCATGACCTTGAACAGCACCCCTGCCATCAGCAGGATACCACCTACCATAATCAGGGAGTGCAGGGTCCTTGAGAGCCTCATTTTTGTGTCCCTGTGGTTAGACCAGATTGCAGCAGGGAAGAAAACAAGGGCAAGTACAATAAAACCAAGAACCAGTACCACATTTGCCCCGGGCCAGTGAAAAAGCCTCATGACGGTTGCAAGCCCCAGCATTGCCAGGGAAACGTTTCCAGTAATTTTCATTGTCATTTTCATAATCCGGTAGTTTTTATCAATTAGGAACTGGGAATCCTCTTGTATCTGTTTAAGCCTTCTTATTCCTGCCTGTTGCCTGATGTTCCGGTATGCCTCCTCGAAGTTTTTCCCTTTTCCCAACTCACTTTCCACCTCACAGCAAATATGGTCGATAAGGTCGTCGGCCAGGTGGGAGAGTGTTATCCGGGCTCTTCTTACATCAGAGGCGATCCTCTCTATCTGCTCAATGTTCAGGGTGCAGATTTCCGGAGAAGTCTTTATATCCATAATACAGATCAATTAAGTTGAAAACTATGTATATATGTGCAGGATATAGTTCATGTTCAGCATTATGCATTTGCCAGTGCCGACTAACAGGCTTATAGCCGGAAGTACTGGAGGCTATAATTCGGATTAATAATGATCTTCATTGCTTCAAGGAATTCTTTAAGCTCTGCAATTTTTTCTGCGGCAGTGCTCTTGCCTTTTTCGGTAAGCGAATAGTAAATGCGGTTCCTGTTGTTTGCAATGGCCGACTCGGTCTTTACGACACCCTCTTTTTCAAGTTTGTGCAGG encodes:
- a CDS encoding DUF1016 domain-containing protein, which gives rise to MSKELARNIDILYKRVREILDKARERVYHTANIEMVQAYWDIGREIVEEEQKGQRRAEYGSFLLKGLSERLTKEYGRGFDESNLRNIRKFYAVFQKRDALRHELSWTHYRHLMRVEKDSAREFYMDEAIQGNWSTRQLERQINSLYYDRVLLSRNKRGMLQDGRSQGDSMHPEQLIKDPYVLEFLNVKEKEKLAEQQLETALINKLQHFLLELGNGFTFVGRQYRITAETDHFYIDLVFYNYIIKCFLLIDLKTEKLTHQDIGQMDFYVRFFEENVKQSGDNPTIGLILCTEKNKTVVKYSLLNESKHIFASKYQMYLPTEEQLKQEIQREKEQIEQERRLSEE
- a CDS encoding PadR family transcriptional regulator — translated: MNKNNLIKGTLSPIILKLLSENKRMYGYEITRKVKEITDGKVELTFGAIYPVLHKLEKEGVVKTESAIANNRNRIYYSLTEKGKSTAAEKIAELKEFLEAMKIIINPNYSLQYFRL